A genomic segment from Coccinella septempunctata chromosome 3, icCocSept1.1, whole genome shotgun sequence encodes:
- the LOC123309825 gene encoding speckle targeted PIP5K1A-regulated poly(A) polymerase-like — protein sequence MEVKSLKCDLCKKQFSHDREAFDHFKSKKHLKLVEQHADVKCGVYITGFSYNQTKEDALQYFSDYGGIRKSLVGPTMSYMIIVYEKEEEAAKVLSCHHILHGRRLRVEKRLPPATFDHTDNDDDTHQKLLQTLKTIEGFDNQISRFVHLMTPDLRNISKTYELVNKDIFEALSSFFSVFCIFNFGSSTTFLQFNSSDLDVYVDIIDRPENDKKCLKMIRSALARSKVFYNVIDIPSAKIPIVKCTHNQTGMKCDINFKNMLGVENSKLIRYYLSLDHRLRNILLVIKYWAKIQEISGRNHLFTSYSMVMMFIFYLQECHSFPSVYVLQRNTVPNNSRVIWNMNINPVSDIAASHQIKNVSMFEILSGFFRYYSTFKFDSQIICPYLGRTIDKQRFSEVSMIPEEFRIYVMNIDFIEPLKYDKPVCLQDPFELNVNTCNIIFKNILDRFVAACLSAVQTLSNEKGDKVINLFSVGALNADTPSKKKKKYEDDPSSYKFCLKQPNLSNVPMDSETNTSEMWFQHTIDYCCTVFEKVLKLDMNETYNHKRARIGEQNHIDNDVKTFHALAFVNMWDSRNVNPVTLKDELDNCTTTLEREIKLSDHIWEGNAKIRPTIPLFECNITFTCTKDPMTVQIELFRVKSYKKIYKAFALYVTKKIPQWFLVHVKEEKSRDGTKLPEVVIVSD from the exons ATGGAAGTCAAATCTCTAAAATGTGATCTGTGTAAAAAGCAGTTTTCCCATGATAGAGAAGCATTTGATCATTTCAAAAGTAAGAAACATCTCAAACTGGTTGAGCAGCATGCAGATGTTAAATGTGGAGTTTATATTACAG GTTTTAGTTACAACCAAACCAAGGAAGATGCTTTGCAGTATTTCTCAGATTATGGAGGAATTAGAAAATCATTAGTTGGGCCTACCATGAGTTACATGATCATAGTGTATGAAAAGGAAGAAGAGGCTGCAAAAGTTTTATCCTGTCATCATATTCTTCATGGTAGAAGGTTACGAGTAGAAAAACGTCTTCCCCCAGCAACATTTG ACCACACCGACAATGATGATGACACACATCAAAAGCTGCTGCAGACTCTAAAAACCATAGAAGGCTTCGATAACCAAATAAGTCGATTTGTTCATTTGATGACACCAGATCttcgaaatatttcgaaaacatatGAATTAGTAAATAAGGACATATTTGAGGCGCTTTCCTCATTTTTTTCAGTATTCTGTATCTTCAATTTTGGATCCAGTACTACTTTTCTACAGTTCAATTCAAGCGATTTGGATGTTTATGTGGATATCATAGATAGACCTGAAAATGATAAGAAATGTTTAAAAATGATAAGATCTGCCTTAGCAAGAAGTAAGGTATTTTATAATGTAATTGACATACCTTCAGCCAAAATACCAATAGTGAAATGTACCCACAATCAGACGGGAATGAAATGTGacataaatttcaaaaacatgCTTGGGGTTGAAAACAGTAAATTAATTCGTTATTACCTTTCTCTTGATCACAGATTGAGGAATATTCTTTTGGTTATAAAATATTGGGCAAAAATTCAGGAAATAAGCGGTAGAAACCATTTGTTCACAAGTTATTCTATGGTTATGATGTTCATTTTTTATCTGCAAGAATGTCATTCATTCCCAAGTGTCTACGTATTGCAAAGGAATACTGTTCCTAACAACTCTAGAGTTATTTGGAATATGAATATAAATCCAGTTTCAGATATAGCAGCAAGCCatcaaataaaaaatgtttcaatgttcGAAATATTGAGTGGGTTTTTCAGATACTACTCAACATTTAAATTTGACTCGCAAATCATTTGTCCGTATCTAGGAAGGACCATTGACAAACAGCGTTTTTCTGAGGTTAGCATGATACCGGAAGAATTTCGAATCTATGTAATGAATATTGATTTCATAGAACCTCTGAAATACGACAAACCTGTTTGTCTTCAAGAtccttttgaattgaatgtgaacaCTTGTAATATAATTTTTAAGAATATTTTGGACAGATTTGTTGCTGCATGTTTATCCGCAGTTCAGACATTATCAAATGAAAAAGGAGATAAGGTGATCAATTTATTTTCTGTTGGGGCATTAAATGCAGATACCCCGTCTAAGAAAAAGAAAAAGTATGAGGATGATCCGAGTAGTTATAAATTTTGTTTGAAGCAGCCAAACTTGAGTAATGTTCCCATGGATTCAGAAACCAATACTTCGGAAATGTGGTTTCAACATACAATAGATTATTGTTGTACAGTATTTGAAAAGGTCCTCAAATTAGATATGAATGAGACGTATAACCATAAAAGGGCACGAATTGGCGAACAAAATCATATTGACAATGATGTTAAAACGTTTCACGCTCTTGCTTTTGTGAACATGTGGGATTCTCGAAATGTAAATCCAGTAACTCTTAAAGATGAACTAGATAATTGTACGACCACTTTAGAAAGGGAAATTAAATTGAGTGATCACATATGGGAAGGCAATGCAAAGATTCGACCTACAATACCTTTATTTGAATGTAATATCACTTTTACGTGCACCAAAGATCCAATGACTGTACAGATTGAGTTATTCAGGGTCAAATCCTACAAGAAAATATACAAAGCTTTTGCGTTATATGTGACCAAAAAAATTCCTCAGTGGTTTTTGGTGCATGTAAAAGAAGAGAAGAGTAGGGATGGCACAAAATTGCCTGAAGTTGTTATTGTATCCGACTAA
- the LOC123309826 gene encoding tRNA 2'-phosphotransferase 1 translates to MFKTNQNKKNDLGKFLSWILRHGALKEGIPVGVDGFVSVNNLLEHKFVQGRFTERDIIEVVETDEKGRFALRLNENSLDIRANQGHSLNHIQELDLKPITSPINVTCVIHGTFLKNWEKIKSEGLHRMGRNHIHFSQDRPDCNKQISGLRKNSEIFIYINLEAALASGLKFFCSANGVILCPGNQKGFIEPIFFEKVCRSDGSLLKF, encoded by the exons ATGTTCAAG ACAaaccaaaacaaaaaaaatgatttagGAAAATTTTTGTCTTGGATTTTGAGACATGGAGCATTGAAAGAAGGTATTCCTGTCGGCGTAGATGGATTCGTATCAGTTAACAATTTATTAGAACATAAATTCGTCCAAGGTAGATTCACTGAAAGAGATATTATCGAAGTTGTGGAAACAGACGAGAAGGGACGATTTGCCTTACGCTTGAATGAAAATAGTTTGGATATAAGAGCCAATCAGGGGCATTCTTTAAAC caTATTCAAGAATTAGATCTCAAACCTATCACTAGTCCGATTAATGTCACATGTGTTATTCATGGAACATTCctgaaaaattgggaaaaaattaaGTCAGAAGGTCTACATCGAATGGGAAGGAACCATATACATTTTTCACAAGATCGACCAGATTGTAATAAACAGATAAGTGGTTTGAGGAAGAACTCTGAGATCTTCATTTATATAAATTTAGAAGCAGCTCTTGCAAGtggtttaaaatttttttgttctgcAAACGGTGTAATTCTTTGTCCAGGAAATCAAAAGGGTTTTATTGAAccaattttctttgaaaaagtttGCAGAAGTGATGGTAGtctattgaaattttga